The sequence below is a genomic window from Deltaproteobacteria bacterium.
TTATGGGCACCCTTGTATACACGTCGTTCCATCAAGGTAGCGGAAAGCAGAGGCTACGGATGTTCTCTTCGCTCCCGTCCTCAAGCCGGAAGTCCCAACCCGTCGATGAACCCGGCCATTGCCGAATTGAATGCATCCGCCTGTTCCATCATCACCTGGTGCCCGGCCTCCGGTATGATCTCGAGCCGTGAGGAAGGGATGGAATCCTTCAAGTACATGGAATATTTCACCGGCGTCAGCTTGTCCCGATCCCCGCAAATAATCAGTGCAGGAGAACTGATCTTGTCCATCAGGGTACGGATGTCGAACCGGTCGCAGGCCGTGAAGTCCCCGTGAATGACCGGGGGAGGACAACGGCGGATGCCCTGGATGACGGAGTCCCGGATCTCGCGGGGGGTTTTGGGATGAAAAGCTGCAACATCGATGGAGCAGAAAAAGGATTCGGGATCCTTTTCGAGCATCCGAAAGATCTCGGGCAGGACCCCGAGCTTGGCCCCTGTTCCCACCAGCACGATCCCCGCAAGGCCCTGCCAGGGATCCAGTGCCAGGGTCTGGACCACGGCGCCGCCCATGGAATGTCCGACAAGCAGGATGGGTGAGTCCGGCGATATCCTCTGAATGACCTTTCTGACCCATTCGGCGTAGGCCCCGATCTCCTTCTCGCCCCCTCCGCCGGATTTGCCGTGTCCGGGGAGATCCAGGAGATAGACCGGGTGGGTTTGCCGGAAATAGGCGGCCTGTCGGTTCCACTGGGAGCAGTCCCCCCCGGCGCCGTGGATAAAGAAAAGGGCAGGCGGTTTCACTTCCTCCGCGGTCTTTTCCTCTTGGAGATGTATGGGGATTCCGTCGATCTCGATAATCATGGCAAGCCCCCCGGGGTTTCGTTCGGCAGGCCTTTCGGGGCCGGGGTCCTATGGCTCGAGAATTTGATCCACCATCCGGGAGACGTCCCTTTTCTCGGCCATCATCCTGGTCACCCGGTGAAAGCCCGTGGTGTTCCCCAGCATGATACAGCCGATGATTCGACCCTTGTCAAGGACGATTTTCCTGTAGATGCGGTCATCTTGAACAATCCTGGATTCCCGCTTGTCTTCCGCATCGATGTCCCCTGCTGAAGCGAGGTCGATACCCACCACCTTGAGGGTGTTGGCCATGGTGGTTCCCTCATAGCGGGCCTCCCCGCCCGCCATGTTGATGCCGGCGATTTTTCCCTGTTCCAGGGCCGCGGGCCAGATCCCGTAAGGAATTCCTTTGAATTCGGCCACATCTCCTGCCGCGAAGACCCCCGGAACGTTGGTCTGGAGCCGCTCGTCCACCTTGACACCCTTGTCCGTCATGAGTCCCAAGGGGGCGGCAAGATCGAGGTTCGGGCGCACCCCCGCCGAAATGATGACCATTTCGGCCGAAAGGGTCTCCCCTCCTTCCAATCGGACACCGTTGACCCGGGTCTCTCCCGTGATCTCCTCGGTCCTGGCCCCGAGGCGGAAGGAAAAGCCCATCTCCTCCATGATGCCCTGGAGCCGCTTGGCCCCGTTCTCATCCAGTTGCCTGGGCAGGAGTCTCGGAAAGAATTCCACAACAGTGACCTTTTTCCCCAGTTTCCTGAGGGCCTTCCCGGTCTCCAGTCCGAGGAGCCCCCCGCCGATCAGGACGGCTTCTTCCCGGGCCTCCGCCCAACCCAGAATCTCACGGGCGTCCCGGATGGATCGAAGGGCGAAGACACCCTGTTTGTCCGAGCCCTTGATGGGCGGCACGAAGGAGTGGCTTCCGGTGGCGAGAAGAAGCACATCATATGAAAACTCGTTGTCGTCCCCGGTGAGGACCCGCCTCCTGCCGGCGTCCGCGCCGGTCACCCGGGTATTCAACCGAAGGTCCACGGCGTTCTCCTCATACCAGCTTTCCTTTTTCGCGATCAAGGCCGCCTCGTCGGTCTCTCCCGAGATGAAATCGTTCAACTTGGTCCGCCAGTAAAACGGAAGGGGTTCATCGGTGAGGATGGTGATGGCCCCGTCCCGGTCCAGCTTACGGATGTTCTCGGCCGCGGTGGTCCCCGCCACTCCGTTTCCGATGATCAGGTATTGTTTCATGCTGTCCCTCCATGTCCTGATGAGACCTTTGAAAAACGCCCCCTTTTGCTCAATTTCTGCGTCAGACTCAAACCGGGGACCCGCCCGAAGGGTGGGGAGTCCAAGCGTAGCGCGGACAAATTTTAATCCTCGAAATACTCAATGTATTCCTGTGGTTAAAATTTTCGTCTTCCTTGATCTTGAACAAAATTGAACGTTTTTCAAAGGTCTCCTGATGAAAGGGTTCTTTGGGTTACAGCCTCCCTCAAAGGGGAGCCGGCCTGCGGGGAGAGATGCCAAGGAGACACCCCGCGAGAATCAACTGATTGACCAAGGTGGTCCTCAAAATCCCCGGCCCGGGCCCCAGCGGCCTTCCGGAGGTCACCGCTTCGGCCCCTGGCGTCGAAGGTATTGAAGAACGCCCCCTCATCCGGTCTTCCCTGCTAAAGGACCGGAGAGGCATTGAAAGGCGTAATGGGCGGCCCCCAGAAGGGCCGCCCTCTGGTTCAGGATGACCCGTACCGGGATACGTTCCATGAGGTTTGCGAATCGACCTTTGCGGGTGAAGGCAGCCATGAAGGGACCGTTTTTCAAACGCTCCAGGATCTTGGGTGGGATGCCGCCGCCCAGGTAGACGCCCCCCAGGGCAAGGCTCTTAAGGGCAAGGTTTCCTGCCTCGGCCCCCAGGATCGACACGAAGTGCTCCAGGGCCTTGCTGCAAAGGGGGTCCCGCCCCATGAGGCCCTCCTCGGAGATGACCCGCGGGGGATCTTCCTCTGCGATGCGCTTTGCCACGCGGGCGGATTCCTCGAAGCGGCCCGAATCCCTGAGCCATGAGTAGAGGTTCAGGAGGCCGGGTCCGGACAGGATCCGCTCCATGCTCACGTGACCATACCGCTCGTGGAGGTATTCCCACAGGCCGATTTCATCCCGGCTACCGGGGGAAAAGTCCGCATGCCCGCCCTCGGAAGAAACGGGCAGGTATCCCTTGCCGTCCCAGACCACGAGGGCCTCCCCGAGGCCCGTTCCCGGGGCCACCAGTGCCAGGTTGCCGCCCTTCCTTCCCCTGGCTCGATTTATGGGCGTTTGCTCCCTGCTCCGGAGCAAGGGCAGTGCCCATGCCGTTGCGGCCAGGTCGTTCAGGAGCCGAACACAGGCCAGGTTGAAACGGCCCTCCAAACGGGATTCGGAGACCACCCAGGGCAGGTTGGTCGTGCGGCTCCTTCCCCGGGAAACAGGGCCCGCGATTCCGAAACAGGCGACCCTGACCCCTGAAGGATATTCAGCCATGAAGCGGGCGACCAGATCCTCCAGGCCCGCCGCCTTCCTGCTCTCGTATGTGGCCAGCACCCGCAGGCGCGGCCGCCCTTTCCCCCGGGAGAATAGTCCCATGTGGGTCTTGGTCCCCCCGATATCCCCCGCCAGGACCAGATCCGGGTCTTGACCGGTGTGCTCCATTCGGCTTTGTTTCCTCTTTCCCGTTTATCCAGGTTCGCGGTTTACCGGAAACCGTCCGGGCCCCAGAAAATACTGGAAGCTGAAATCTATCGGCCAGGGTTTCCCAGTCCCTCCACAAGCCCCTTCAGCCCCGAGGGAACGTCCCCTTCGAGGTGAAACCGGATGATCCTTCGCCCGGCATCAAGGAGGGCCTGCCGGTCTCCCAGGGCCTGGGCGGATATTAGAGTGCCGAATGAAAGGGCTGAGGCGTCCTGTAAGGGCCCGTCGGGTATGGGTGCGTCCCCGGGCGCATCGGCCGTGAACTGGATGAAAAGACCCCTGCCGGCGTCTCCCTTGTGGAGCTGGCCGGTGGAGTGCAAAAAGCGCGGACCATATCCCAGGGTTGTGGCCAGCCGGTAGGTCTTCTGGATTCTTTCTCGAAGTTCTTGAAGGATGCGGGTGGTCCCGGCATCGGGCTTCAGAAAGGCCTGTATCGACACGTAACTCCTCCCGGCCGGGGGATCTCCCTCCCCGGGATCGGCCCGCTCCAGGAACTCCCGCAGGGCGGCTACCGGATCCCCGGCCCCGGTATCGCCGTAGACCCGGATGCCGGAGGAGACGAGGGCGGGAGCCGGCTCCGGGAGATAGCCTTTCTCCCGGTAATCAGCCACCATTTTTCGGGCCAGGACCTTGGCCGATTCCACGTTGGGTTGATCAAAGGGGTTGATTCCCAGAAAATGCCCGGCCACGGCCGTGGCCATCTCCCAGCGGAAGAATTCACCCCCCAGGTCATAGAGATCCCGGAGGAGGATCCGGATCACCGGATGACCGGACCGCTCCAGGGCCCGAAGGGGGGAATCAAAGGTCTCATCCCCTTCCAGCACCATGGAGACGAAGAGGCGGTCGGCGGAATAGTCCCCCGGATCAAGGAGGGGTTCGCCCGTGACAGGCAATATGCCCTTCCCCTCCTTGCCGGTGCTCTCGGCGATGAGCTGTTCCACCCATGGGCCAAAAGGTTCGAGTGAAGGAGAGGTAATCAGGGTCAGCTTGTCCCGTCCCCTGGGGGCAAGGATCCCCATTGCGGCCCCCAGCCGCGCCCCGGTGTTGTCTCCGCCGAGGGGACAGTTGCATCCCTCACAGTTGCGGGCCACGAGGGCCGCTCGTTCCAGGATTTCGGCCACATCCACGCCCACGAGGGCCGCAGGGACCAAGCCGAAAAAAGATAGGGCGGAATACCTCCCGCCGATACGAGGATCGTTCAAGAAGACTTTTCTGAAACCGAGTTTCCGGGCCCTCTCCTCCAGGGAACTGCCCGGGTCGGTAATGGCCGCGAAGTGGGCGGCCGCTTCTTTGGGTCCCAAGGCGGCCGCGGCCCGGTTGAAGAAGTAGTTCATGAAGGAAAGGGTCTCCACGGTGCCGCCTGACTTGGTGGAAACGAGGTAGAGGGTCTTTTTCGGATCATGCTCACGCTCGCAGGCAAGGACGGCCCCGGGGTCGGTACTGTCGAGAACGGTGAGATCCAGGAAGCCTTTCCCGGCTCCAAACACCTTTCGAAAGGTCTCGGGGGCAAGGCTGGAACCTCCCATTCCCAGGAGCAGGACTGAGGTCAGTCCCTCTTCCCGGACTCCCTCCACGAATTCGGTGATCTCCCCCAGGCGCTCCGGCATGATATCCGGGCTGTAAAGCCAGCCCAACCGGTTGGTGATCTCTGAGGGGTCTTCCTTCCAGACCCTGTAATCATGGACCCAGATCCGGTCCATGACCTTTTCATCCCGGAGGTGTTTGAGCCCCTCCTTCACCCTCTCCCCATCGTTGCCCAGGTGGGCCGAATAAACCTTTTTTCCGGAAAAGAGGCGGTCCAGTTTTTCGGAAATGCCCTTTAACATGGACTGAAAGGACTGAACAAAGGTCTCCAGCCCTTCCTCCAACAGACCACGGTTGATCCGGTTCAGGTCGATGCCTAAGTCTGCTAGTTTACGAAGGGATTCGGTCACCTCCTCGATCCCCCGGGTTAAGGTCTCGGAAACCGTTCCGTGATCCAGGAAGGCCCGTAGAGTGGCGGGGGTAAGGGTGGTCACCGTGTCGGGACCGATGAGCTGATCCACGTAAAGGGTGTCGGGGTAAAGGGGATTCTTGGTGGCCGTGCCGGCCCAGAGCAGCCTCTGGACGCGGGCGCCCCGGGCGGAAAGCCTGTCCCAGGCCCTCCCGCTGAAGAGGTCCTGGAACTCCAGGTGGGCGAGCTTGGCGTTGGCGATGCCGATCTTGCCCTGGATCTCCCTGTTCCCCGCGGTCTCCAGGGCCCGGTCCACGGCCGTGTCCACCCGGCTCAGGAAAAAGGAGGCCACCGAGGAGACGGCGTCTACGGGCAATCCGCCCCGAACGGTCGGGCCCTCTTGGGCCAGGGTTTCGAGACCCCTGATATAGGCATCGGCGACAGAGCGGTAGACCTCGATGCTGAAAAGCAGGGTGACGTTGACATTGACCCCGGAGGCAATCAACTCGAAGACGGCGGGAATGCCTGCCGGGGTGGCCGGGACCTTGATCATAACGTTGGGGCGGCCCAGGGCCTCGAACAACCTCTTGGCCTCCGAGACCGTCCCTTCAGTATCGTTCGAAAGCCCTGGATCCACTTCCAGGCTCACGAAGCCGTCTCTCCCCTTCGTGGACTCGTATACCGGAAGAAACAAGTCCGCCGCCGTTGCGATGTCTTTGAGGAGCAGCATTTCATATAGCTCCCGGGGAGACTTCTCCTTCCCGAACTTCTTCAGGTCATCGTCATAGTCAGAGCTGCCGGCGACGGCCTTCCAAAAAACGGCGGGATTGGAGGTGAGGCCCCTAAGTCCCTGGCTGATCAGGGACTTCAATTCCCCCGAAAGAAGGAAGTTCCTGCGGATGTAATCATACCAGATGGATTGCCCGGTTCGGGCCAGATCGTGCATTTTGCTCATACCCGCCCCTCCTGCCTGGTTGGTTTTCGGTTCAAGGCGGACCGCCCTCAGGAGTGTGTTGTTTTGATTTCCTGGGGATAGCCGGCATGAAGATCCTGCGCGGCCCGGGGGCCCCAGGTCCCGGCATCATAAGGCAGGAGCATGTCGGCCCGCTCCTCGCACGTCTCGCATTGCTCTATGATGGGAGTCAGGAAGGACCAGCAAAGCTCTACGCCGTCCTCTCTCCAAAAAAGCATGTGGTCTCCGAGCATCACGTCCAGGAGCACTTTCTCGTAGGCATCCAGCATGGGGCCTGAATAGTTCTGGTGGTAATGGAAGTCCATCGTGACGGACCTCAGGCACACCTTTGCTCCCGGGTTCTTTGTCTGGAAGGTCAGGGTGATCTTCTCTTCCGGGTAGACCCCAAGGATTAGACGGTTCGAGGCGATGTCCTCCCCGAGGACCTGTCTGAACAGGGAGTGGGGGACCCCCTTGAACTGGATGGAAATCTGGGTGACCTTTGCGGCGAGGCGTTTCCCGGAGGTCATGTGGAAGGGCACACCCTGCCATCGCCAGTTGTCCAGGTAGACCTTCATCATGGCGAAGGTCGGGGTCAGGGACCGGACGTCGACCCCGGGTTCGTCCCGGTAGGCCGGCACCCGCTCTCCGCCGATACTGCCGGCACCATACTGGCCCAGGACCAGAAACTCCTTGAGGTTCCCGACGGGAAAGGGTCTGAGAGAGCGGTATACCTTGGATTTTTCGTCAAGCACGCAATCGGCGTCGAAGTGGGACGGGGGCTCCATGGCGGTAAGGGCAAGGAGTTGCATCATGTGATTCTGGAACATGTCCCGGAGTATGCCGGCCTGGTCATAGTATCCCGCCCGGTGTTCCACCCCCAGGGTCTCGGCCGCTGTGATACTCACGTGATCCACATAGCGCCGGTTCCAGATGGGTTCAAAGATGGCATTCGCGAACCGAAACATGAGGAGGTTCTGGACGGTCTCCTTGGCCAGGTAATGGTCGATCCGGAAGATTTGGTGCTCGCTGAAGTATTCGTGGAGAGTCCGGTCAAGTTCCATGGCGCTCTCGAGATCCCGGCCGAAGGGCTTTTCCACTACTATACGCGACCAGCCTTTTCCCTCACGGCTTCCCGCGGCAAGACCCGCGCGGCCCAACATGGTGGCGATGGACGGGTAGAGATTCGGGGGCACGGCGAAGTAAAAGATACGGTTTCCCCCGGTTCCATGGGCCTTGTCCAGGGTCTCCAGGTATTCCGACAGTTCCCGGAAATCGGACAAGTTTTCGTAATCGAGAGTCCGGTAGTGAAGCTGCCCTGAAAAGTCATCCCACTTTCCCTCGTCCCATCCGCCGGAGGCCGCAAGGGCCTCCTTCATCCTGTCCCTGAAGGTCTCGTCGTTGAGTTGGGTCCTGGCACACCCTACGACCCGGCAGGGCCGGGGGAGACCACCGTTTCGGTGAAGGCTGAAAAGGGCGGGGATTACTTTCCTGGCGGTGAGATCGCCCGAGGCCCCAAGGATCACAAGGGTGCAGGGATCGGGGCTCTTCTCCAGGATGCAGGAAGCCCGGGGAACATGGAGATCGGGTGCCGTTGCCGCTGCCTCGATTTCCTTTCCGTTCTGAGTCTCAAAATCGACTCTTTCCATGTTTTCTCCGGAAATGACCATCAGTTACCATGCTTCCCGGATCGAACCGCCGTAAGCAGACTTCCCTATCTAGTGTCCATCCATAAAATGGCCAATTTCCGCAATCTCTGCGTCAGGCTCAAACCGGGGACCCGCCCGAAGGGTGGGGAGTCCAAGCGCAGCGCGGACAAATTTTAATCCTCGAAATACTTCAATGTATTCAAAATTTTCGCCTTCCTTGACCTTGCACAAATTTTCTCATTTATGGATAGACACTATCTAGTCATCTCCTTCCCGGGGGCGAACGGCGTGCCCGCCGAACTCCCGCCGAAGGGCGGCGATGACTCTGTCGGCGAAACGGTCTTCATTCCTGGACCTGAATCTTTCCATCAGGGAGAGGGTGATCACCGGGGCGGGAACCCCCAGCTCAATGGCCTGTCGGACCGTCCATCGCCCCTCGCCGGAATCCTCCACGTAGCCCCGTATTCTTTCGAGCTTTCCGTCCCTGGCAAAGAAGGACTCGGCCAGCTCCAGGAGCCAGGAGCGAATAACGCTTCCCCGGTTCCAAAGGCGGGCCAGCCTGGAATAGTCCAGGGTTTTCCCATAAGGCGATTCCTCGAGGATGTGGAACCCCTCACCATAGGCCTCCATCATGCCGTACTCGATGCCGTTATGGACCATCTTGACGAAGTGTCCGGCGCCGATCGGCCCGCAATAGAGATAACCCTCAGGGGGAGCCAGCGTCTCAAGGAGGGGTTCTATAGTCCGGAAGGCCGTCTCATCGCCGCCTATCATCAGGCAGAACCCCTTTTCAAGACCCCAAACGCCCCCGCTCACCCCCACGTCCAGAAAGTGAACGCCCTTCTTCTTAAGGGCTTCGGCCCGCCGAAGATCATCCTTGTAGTCCGTATTGCCCCCATCGACGACAATGTCTCCAGGGGATAGGAGATCCCGGAGCCGTAAAACTTGCTCTTCCACGGCCGATCCGGCGGGGAGCATGATCCAGGCGATTCTGGGAACAGGCAGCTTTTGGACGACTTCCCGGAGGGAATAGGCCCCGACCGCCCCTTCCGCGACCAGGCGGTCGGTCTTCTCCGGCGAGCGGTTGTAGGCCACCACCCGATGGCCTCCCCGCATGAGGCGTCTAGCCATGTTCATACCCATCCGGCCCAGGCCGATCATGGCGATATCCATGGGGGTTCCTCCCTTTTTTGGGAATTGCCGCCCTTACGGGAAACAGAGGTATAGTCCGGGCACTTTCCCGGGGGATGCAGCCCCTCCAGGGGGCTATCGAGGCAGCTCCCGCGCGATCCTTGATGCGAGTTCACGGCAGGCCTCAAGACCCTTGGCGTCCGGCACATACTGAATTCGGAGGCCCGGTTCCACGATCTTGAATTTCATCTTTTCAAATTCTTTGGATATCAGGCTCACGGCCTCTCCGCTCCACCCGTAGGAACCGAAGGCCGCACCGATCTTGTTCTGGGGTTTGAGCCCCTTCATGTAGGTGAGAAAGTCGCTTACCGATGGAAAAAGTCCGTTATTGAGGGTAGGGGAACCCACGATGACCGCCCCGGCATCCAGCACCTCCGTCATCACATCGCTCCGGTGGCAGGACCTCAAATGAAAAGGCTTTGCATATACTCCCTCTTCGGAAAGGGCATGGGCCAGGGCTTCGGCCATCCTTTCCGTGCTGTGCCACATGGTGTCATAGACGATGACGGCCTTTCGCTGCGGCTCCTGCCGGGACCATTCCACATAAGCATTCACTACCTTCATGGGGTCTTTCCTCCACATCACGCCGTGGTCAGGCAGGACCATGTCGAGGGCGATCCCCATCTCTTGCACCTTTTCCACGAGTTTGAGGACCAGGGGAGCATAAAGGAGAAGGATGTTCGCGAAGTACTTTTTGGCATGGGGCATGATCGCTTCTCCGATCTCATCGTCGAACCGTTCCGGGCCTGCATAGTGTTGGCCGAAGGCGTCGCTTGAGAAGAGGATCCTGTCCTCAGGGCTGTATGTAAACATGCTGTCGGGCCAGTGCAACATACGGGTCTCCAGGAAGGTCAGGGTCCTCTTCCCGATATTCAGGGTGCCCCCGTTTTCAACGGGGTGGTAGTTCCACTGCTGGGAGAAATGGCGGGAGAGATTCTTGAAACCCATCTGGGAGCAAAAGAGGGGCTTGTCCTCTCCTACCCTGTGCATGACCCTGGGCAGCCCCCCGCTATGATCCATCTCAGTATGGTTGCTGATCACGTAATCGATTTTCCTTGGATCGATCAATTGTCCGATGTTGTCGAACAACTGCTCTTCGAATCCCTTTTTCACCGTATCAATAAGTGTGATCTTTTCATCCAGGATGAGGTACGCGTTGTAAGTGCTTCCGTTTTCCGTGGAATAGCCGTGAAAGTCTCTGATATTCCAGTCAACAGCACCGACCCAGTAAATATCTTTAACGATCTCTATCGGCTTCATTGCAAATTCCTCCTGCTTGTTGCGTAGTGGAAGGTGTTTTCTCTTGTCCATTGGGGGCCGGGAACTCAAGGGATTATGGAATCGTTCTTCCCCTGTTGAAGAGGCATGGTGATGGTGAATGACGTCCCTTTCCCCGGTTCGCTTTTCAGGGAAAAAGTGCTTCCCTCATGCTCTTCCACGATTCTCTTGGAAATGCTGAGCCCCAGCCCGCTCCCCTCCCGCTTGGTGGTGAAAAAAGGGGAGAAGATCTTCTCCATGTCTTCAGGGGGAATGCCGCACCCGTTGTCGCTCACGGTTACCTCGGCCCGGTCCCCTTTGGCGCGGGAACGGATGATCAGTTCGCCCTCTTCTTCCATGGATTCTATGGAATTCCTGGCCAGGTTGAGAAAGACCTGCTCCAATTTACCCCGGTCTCCGTTTACGATCAGGGAGGCGGGAACTGTATCCAGTTTCACCCGGATTTTTCTCTCCCTGCAATCGCCCTTAACGAGCATGTAGACATGACGGAGCAGGGCATTGAGATCCATCGGTTCAGGCGAGAGGGGTTTGGGGTTGTAAAATTCGCCCAGTTCTCTGAGGAGGTTTTCCAAACGCTCTACTTCCTCTGCAATGACCTCCAGTTTCTTGAGGGACTTCTCGTTGGATGGATCCCGGATCAACTGCCGGGCAAACCCCCCGATGAGCATGAGCGAATTCTTGATCTCGTGGGTGATTTCAGCAACGAAGCGGCCCAGGGCGGAGAGACGCTCGGACCGGGCCATTCGTTCTTCGAGGGCCTTGGTTTCCGTGAGATCCTTGACGATCGCGGTGAAATAGGGTCGACCCTGCACGTGGGACACGGAAAATGAGATGTGGGCCGGAAAGGTCTCCCCGCTCTTGCGGGTGGCCGTGAGTTCCGACCCGTGTCCGATTTTTCCGGGAACGCCTGTGCGAATGTAGCGCTCCACGGCCTCCCTGTGTCCGTTGCTGCAGCGGGGGGACATTATGATGTCCAGGTCGCGGCCAAGCACCTCTTCCCGGCTGTAACCGAACATCGCCTCCGCCGCCCTGTTGAAGAATACGACCCTGTGGGCGCCGTCTATCGTGACAAAGGCCTCGTTGGTATTCTCGACCGCACTCCTGAGAACCACCAGTTCTTTGTCCTGATCGTGAGGATCGGCCCTCATGCTCCCATCTTAATCTTCCTTTTCAAACTGGTCCTTGGTGGCCCCGCATACAGGGCAGGTCCAGTCGTCCGGAAGGTCCTCGAAAGAGGTTCCTGGATCAACCCCGTTGTCGGGATCGCCGTTGGCGGGATCATAAACATAACCGCATACCGTGCAAACGTACTTCTCCATCCTCATTACCTCCCTGATCAGTTTGAAATGGTCTTACTACTGCCTAAATTGAGGATTTCCGAGTTTTCTGGAGACCTGCCCGAGGCAGGCAAGTGCAAGGCGCTTGAAGTACTAAAAGTACGTCTTCGCACCTTACGCCTTGCATCTTCGGCAAACTCGGCAATTGCATAATCCGGATTAAATATCTAGACTATCCTACTCCCAGGGCCAAATCAAGGATAAGCTTTTCAATGGCACTACGGGCAGCAAGGTGTCTTCAGGCGGAATTTCGACGGAGTTCACCCCGCCGTTCCTCCCTGCAGCCAGGCTGCAGGGTATCCCGACGAAGGCGAATGAAATCTCAGGCGGCCTCCATGGCCCGGCGGTCGGCCATGTCCATGAGGACCCTTTCCCTGGCCCTATCGATCCCCAAGGCCTTCCGCTTTTCGTCTATGTGGGCGATCATCATCCCGGCCATTTCGAAAGGATCGCTCGTGAAGCCCCATTTACCGAATCCCTGCTTCTCCAGACCCTCGAAGAGGAGCCGGTGGAACCTGGTCTCTTCGATGATAGGAAAGGTGACGCCGAAAACCGTGAACACCCCAGAAGCCACAAAGTAGTGCCCGATGGAAATGGCCTTTTCGCTCATCCACTCGGGTGCCGCACCTACGACCGGCAGATCCGCGATGCTATCCCCCAGACCTCCCACCCGAACCATTTCGGAGCAGGCGGTCAGAATCCTGCTGTTGTCCACACAAGATCCCAGGCCCAGCACCGGCGGCATGCCCACGGCCTCGCATACCTCCCTAAGCCCTGCCCCCGCGAAATGGGCAGCCTCCGGGGTGTAAAGCCCGGCCTTGGCCAGGGCAATCTGGGAGCACCCCGTCTGCACAACCAGCACGTCGTTCTTGATAAGCTCCTTGACCAATTCCACGTGGACCCAGTCCTGCTTCACCCTTGGATTGGTGCACCCGACCACGCCGGCCACCCCTCGGATTCTGCCGTTGATTATGTTGTCGTTGAGGGGAGTGTAGGAAGCCCTGAAGGTCCCGCCCAGCATATAATTGATGTACTCGTGACTGAACCCGTGAATTCCCATATTCTTGATCTTTGGGATTTCAACGGGTTTGTTCCTGTTTTTGAACCTTACTATGGCCATCTCAACTATGGCGTCGGTGCATTTTCTGGGTTCATGCTCTTCGAACTGGATATGCTCCACGCCCTCGATGCGGCACCTTGGGTTGGTGGTGAAAAGTTTCGTCCCATAGCAATCCGCCACCTTGGCCAGCCCCTGCTTGATGCACTGTACATCCACCCCCATGGCGTCAACAGCGCCTGTCACCATGACGGCCTCGGTGGACATGAAGTTGCCGGCATGAGGAATCCCGTGCCGGGACAGCATCTCGGCTCCGGAGCAGCACATCCCCACTAGATTGATCCCCTTGGCTCCGGCATCCTTGGCCGCCTGGATCAAGGTGGTATCGTTTACCGAGTCCAGTATGGATTCAAAGAGGTTGGGTTCGTGACCGTGTATGATGATATTCACTTCATCTTCCTTGAGGCATCCCATGTTTACCTCGGCACGAACCGGGGTGGGGGTTCCGAAAAGGATATCGGAAATCTCCGTGGCCACCATTGATCCACCCCATCCGTCTGCCAGTGCCGTGCGGCTGCACTGCCTGGTGATGTTTTCATAGTCCTGATCAACACCCATGTGGGTGCGGTGGAGCAACTCCATGATTTCACGCATGGCTCCCCGGGGGACGACACCGTGCTTCCGCCAGGTCTCCAGGGTCTTTTCCGGCACCCGCTTGACAAAAGGGATTTCCCCCTCCACCTGGGTATAGGTGCGTTCCAGT
It includes:
- a CDS encoding FprA family A-type flavoprotein, which encodes MKPIEIVKDIYWVGAVDWNIRDFHGYSTENGSTYNAYLILDEKITLIDTVKKGFEEQLFDNIGQLIDPRKIDYVISNHTEMDHSGGLPRVMHRVGEDKPLFCSQMGFKNLSRHFSQQWNYHPVENGGTLNIGKRTLTFLETRMLHWPDSMFTYSPEDRILFSSDAFGQHYAGPERFDDEIGEAIMPHAKKYFANILLLYAPLVLKLVEKVQEMGIALDMVLPDHGVMWRKDPMKVVNAYVEWSRQEPQRKAVIVYDTMWHSTERMAEALAHALSEEGVYAKPFHLRSCHRSDVMTEVLDAGAVIVGSPTLNNGLFPSVSDFLTYMKGLKPQNKIGAAFGSYGWSGEAVSLISKEFEKMKFKIVEPGLRIQYVPDAKGLEACRELASRIARELPR
- the gnd gene encoding decarboxylating 6-phosphogluconate dehydrogenase: MDIAMIGLGRMGMNMARRLMRGGHRVVAYNRSPEKTDRLVAEGAVGAYSLREVVQKLPVPRIAWIMLPAGSAVEEQVLRLRDLLSPGDIVVDGGNTDYKDDLRRAEALKKKGVHFLDVGVSGGVWGLEKGFCLMIGGDETAFRTIEPLLETLAPPEGYLYCGPIGAGHFVKMVHNGIEYGMMEAYGEGFHILEESPYGKTLDYSRLARLWNRGSVIRSWLLELAESFFARDGKLERIRGYVEDSGEGRWTVRQAIELGVPAPVITLSLMERFRSRNEDRFADRVIAALRREFGGHAVRPREGDD
- a CDS encoding PAS domain S-box protein; the encoded protein is MRADPHDQDKELVVLRSAVENTNEAFVTIDGAHRVVFFNRAAEAMFGYSREEVLGRDLDIIMSPRCSNGHREAVERYIRTGVPGKIGHGSELTATRKSGETFPAHISFSVSHVQGRPYFTAIVKDLTETKALEERMARSERLSALGRFVAEITHEIKNSLMLIGGFARQLIRDPSNEKSLKKLEVIAEEVERLENLLRELGEFYNPKPLSPEPMDLNALLRHVYMLVKGDCRERKIRVKLDTVPASLIVNGDRGKLEQVFLNLARNSIESMEEEGELIIRSRAKGDRAEVTVSDNGCGIPPEDMEKIFSPFFTTKREGSGLGLSISKRIVEEHEGSTFSLKSEPGKGTSFTITMPLQQGKNDSIIP
- the zwf gene encoding glucose-6-phosphate dehydrogenase yields the protein MERVDFETQNGKEIEAAATAPDLHVPRASCILEKSPDPCTLVILGASGDLTARKVIPALFSLHRNGGLPRPCRVVGCARTQLNDETFRDRMKEALAASGGWDEGKWDDFSGQLHYRTLDYENLSDFRELSEYLETLDKAHGTGGNRIFYFAVPPNLYPSIATMLGRAGLAAGSREGKGWSRIVVEKPFGRDLESAMELDRTLHEYFSEHQIFRIDHYLAKETVQNLLMFRFANAIFEPIWNRRYVDHVSITAAETLGVEHRAGYYDQAGILRDMFQNHMMQLLALTAMEPPSHFDADCVLDEKSKVYRSLRPFPVGNLKEFLVLGQYGAGSIGGERVPAYRDEPGVDVRSLTPTFAMMKVYLDNWRWQGVPFHMTSGKRLAAKVTQISIQFKGVPHSLFRQVLGEDIASNRLILGVYPEEKITLTFQTKNPGAKVCLRSVTMDFHYHQNYSGPMLDAYEKVLLDVMLGDHMLFWREDGVELCWSFLTPIIEQCETCEERADMLLPYDAGTWGPRAAQDLHAGYPQEIKTTHS
- a CDS encoding rubredoxin; this encodes MEKYVCTVCGYVYDPANGDPDNGVDPGTSFEDLPDDWTCPVCGATKDQFEKED